One Nitrospiraceae bacterium DNA segment encodes these proteins:
- a CDS encoding beta-ketoacyl-[acyl-carrier-protein] synthase family protein, whose protein sequence is MRRVAVTGLGIISPTGKNPADFFNNLMSAKSAVKRISEPFAEKLSIKISAPADFNVSDYFHGKGAWSLDRVTQMALVAASQAWNDSGLSLTDEEKLRTGVYMGTGMGGSQSLEDVNLSIYVKKADRVSPLSVVKIMNNASASHISIEYKLFGPCLTFSTACSASSVAIGEAFHRIKYGSVDRMLAGGTESILQLASFKCWESMRVLALEDPEDPSASCKPFSKNRTGFVLGEGAAVIVMEEMEAAKKRGAKIYGEVIGYSSTCDAHHITSPSVEGQVRAMNLAFDDAKISTDDIDYINAHGTATEINDLVETQALKKVFSEQAYKIPVSSTKSMHGHLIGAGGAVEFIASILAIKNKAVPPTANLKVPDPECDLDYVPNVGRHGVKVRTVMSNSFAFGGTNAVLIIKEV, encoded by the coding sequence TTGAGAAGAGTAGCTGTTACAGGATTGGGCATTATCTCGCCAACCGGCAAAAACCCTGCCGATTTCTTTAATAATCTAATGTCCGCAAAATCAGCGGTGAAAAGAATATCTGAACCCTTTGCTGAAAAACTCTCTATAAAGATTTCTGCTCCTGCTGATTTCAATGTATCAGATTATTTCCATGGCAAAGGCGCATGGTCTCTTGACAGAGTGACCCAGATGGCTCTTGTAGCAGCGTCGCAGGCATGGAATGATTCAGGACTCTCACTCACCGACGAGGAAAAACTTCGCACAGGCGTGTATATGGGAACAGGGATGGGCGGATCGCAATCTCTGGAGGATGTAAATTTAAGCATATACGTGAAAAAAGCTGACAGGGTAAGCCCCTTGTCAGTAGTAAAGATAATGAACAATGCCTCTGCATCCCACATTTCTATTGAATATAAATTATTCGGTCCATGTCTTACTTTTTCAACGGCATGTTCAGCCTCGTCAGTTGCGATAGGAGAAGCCTTTCACAGGATAAAATACGGCAGCGTTGACCGAATGCTTGCAGGCGGCACAGAGAGCATCCTTCAATTAGCATCCTTCAAATGCTGGGAGTCAATGCGTGTGCTGGCTTTAGAGGATCCTGAAGACCCGTCTGCTTCATGCAAGCCTTTTTCAAAAAACAGAACCGGTTTTGTGCTTGGAGAAGGCGCTGCAGTCATTGTAATGGAAGAGATGGAAGCTGCAAAAAAACGCGGAGCAAAGATCTATGGAGAAGTAATCGGATATTCTTCAACGTGCGATGCACATCACATCACAAGTCCTTCTGTTGAAGGGCAGGTGCGTGCAATGAACCTTGCCTTTGACGATGCAAAAATATCTACTGATGATATTGATTACATAAATGCGCATGGAACTGCAACAGAGATAAATGATCTTGTTGAAACTCAGGCATTAAAAAAAGTGTTCTCTGAGCAGGCGTACAAAATCCCTGTAAGCTCAACCAAGTCAATGCACGGCCATCTGATTGGAGCAGGCGGAGCAGTGGAGTTCATAGCTTCAATTCTCGCTATAAAAAACAAAGCGGTGCCTCCAACAGCAAATCTAAAAGTGCCGGATCCTGAATGCGACCTTGACTATGTTCCAAATGTCGGGCGACACGGCGTAAAGGTCAGAACTGTCATGTCAAATTCCTTCGCATTCGGCGGAACAAACGCAGTTCTAATCATAAAAGAAGTTTAG
- a CDS encoding phosphopantetheine-binding protein produces MSASTLQRVKDLFVEKLKLNEAELTPSSTLDSLGLDSLDKIEFMFTIEEEFDIKIPDREVQINTIQDLIDTIDRFVAEQNPKKA; encoded by the coding sequence ATGTCCGCATCTACATTGCAGCGAGTAAAAGACCTTTTTGTCGAGAAGCTGAAACTAAACGAGGCTGAGCTTACGCCCTCCTCAACATTAGACAGCCTCGGCCTCGATTCTCTTGACAAGATCGAGTTCATGTTCACAATCGAAGAAGAATTTGACATTAAGATACCTGACCGCGAAGTTCAGATAAACACAATTCAGGATCTGATAGACACGATTGACAGATTTGTAGCTGAACAAAATCCTAAAAAAGCTTAA
- a CDS encoding lysophospholipid acyltransferase family protein, with protein MKRLLWVIQIFFILVLSAPFALLPLRWALKAGEYLGLFIFHIWGGRRKIAIENMRKSVDAGAIRLEGTPELAIKENFKNMGRSLVEVIKIYYGLGRKIIDSVVVEGIEHAIKANSKGKGIMLITGHCGNWEIMALAGSAKFKGFSVLARPLNNKFINRFVEITRKRYGNNIIYKEGALRDILNTFRTGGTVGILMDQSVLAVEGYIIDFLGRGAWTTKMPALIARKYEAAVVPVFIHRQGNGHKIIIYPEIELSHSENKEQAVIEDTKKFSGYIENYIKEHPTEWLWIHRKWKRV; from the coding sequence ATGAAAAGACTTTTGTGGGTAATTCAGATTTTTTTTATTCTCGTCTTATCTGCTCCTTTTGCTCTTCTGCCGCTTAGATGGGCTTTGAAGGCAGGGGAATATTTAGGACTCTTTATCTTCCATATCTGGGGAGGCAGAAGAAAAATAGCAATAGAGAACATGAGAAAATCTGTTGACGCTGGAGCAATACGACTTGAAGGAACTCCTGAACTGGCAATAAAAGAAAATTTTAAAAATATGGGCAGGTCATTAGTCGAGGTGATAAAGATATATTATGGTCTTGGCAGAAAGATAATTGATTCTGTTGTTGTCGAAGGCATTGAGCATGCCATAAAAGCAAATTCCAAAGGCAAGGGCATAATGCTGATAACAGGCCACTGCGGCAACTGGGAAATTATGGCTCTGGCAGGTTCTGCAAAGTTTAAAGGTTTTTCTGTCCTTGCCAGACCCTTAAACAATAAATTTATTAATAGATTTGTTGAGATAACAAGAAAGCGTTACGGCAACAATATTATTTACAAAGAAGGCGCTCTAAGGGATATTCTCAATACATTCAGGACAGGCGGGACTGTCGGAATTCTTATGGACCAGTCGGTTTTGGCTGTTGAAGGTTATATTATTGATTTTCTTGGAAGAGGCGCATGGACAACAAAGATGCCTGCGCTTATAGCAAGAAAATATGAGGCAGCAGTAGTTCCTGTTTTTATTCACAGACAAGGAAATGGGCATAAGATAATCATCTATCCTGAGATAGAGCTTTCTCATTCTGAGAACAAGGAACAGGCTGTTATCGAAGATACAAAAAAGTTCTCCGGTTATATAGAAAATTACATTAAGGAACATCCGACTGAGTGGCTTTGGATACACAGAAAGTGGAAACGTGTTTAG
- a CDS encoding hydrogenase maturation nickel metallochaperone HypA, translating into MHEVSIALSIMDIIVKKCREESCNKIDSVRLKIGKAAGVMPDALLFAFDNIKTDTIAKDAEMIIDIIPLGGTCNSCKRDFDTEEAYVLECPKCGSADFVINKGNEMEIIDMEVS; encoded by the coding sequence ATGCATGAAGTCTCGATAGCTCTCAGTATTATGGATATAATTGTCAAAAAATGTAGAGAAGAAAGCTGCAATAAAATAGACTCGGTCAGGCTCAAGATTGGAAAGGCTGCGGGTGTGATGCCTGATGCACTTTTATTTGCATTCGATAACATAAAAACAGACACGATCGCAAAAGACGCGGAGATGATAATCGATATCATCCCTCTGGGCGGAACGTGCAATAGCTGCAAGAGAGATTTTGATACAGAAGAAGCTTATGTTCTGGAATGTCCAAAGTGCGGTTCTGCTGATTTTGTGATAAATAAAGGGAATGAGATGGAAATTATTGATATGGAGGTCAGCTGA
- the hypB gene encoding hydrogenase nickel incorporation protein HypB: protein MKVKVVTRILEANERLAEENKKRFKEAGLFVINLMGAPGAGKTTLLEKTIQKLKGKAKLGVIEGDIAGSDDAERINAAGVPVVQINTGGACHLDANMISGVLGELPLKDMNMLIIENVGNLVCPAEFKVGENIKAMVLSITEGHDKPLKYPLMFQESKALVLNKIDLVPYTNVDIEKIKKDALSLNPEIKIFEVSCSTGEGIDLWAEWLNGQRSK, encoded by the coding sequence ATGAAAGTAAAAGTTGTTACACGAATACTTGAGGCGAACGAGCGCCTTGCTGAAGAAAACAAAAAAAGATTCAAGGAAGCAGGATTGTTTGTAATAAATCTTATGGGAGCTCCGGGCGCAGGAAAGACAACACTTCTCGAAAAAACAATTCAAAAACTAAAAGGAAAAGCAAAACTAGGTGTTATTGAAGGCGATATTGCAGGCTCTGATGATGCAGAGAGAATTAATGCTGCAGGCGTGCCTGTTGTTCAGATAAATACAGGAGGCGCATGCCACCTTGACGCTAATATGATAAGCGGAGTTCTGGGTGAACTTCCTCTCAAAGATATGAATATGCTCATAATCGAGAATGTAGGCAATCTGGTCTGCCCTGCAGAATTCAAGGTCGGCGAGAACATAAAGGCTATGGTTCTGAGCATCACCGAAGGGCATGACAAGCCTTTGAAATATCCGCTCATGTTTCAGGAATCAAAGGCATTGGTGCTGAATAAGATAGACCTTGTTCCGTACACAAATGTTGATATTGAAAAAATAAAAAAAGACGCGCTCTCGCTCAATCCTGAGATAAAGATATTTGAGGTTTCATGCAGTACAGGCGAGGGCATTGACTTATGGGCTGAATGGCTGAACGGGCAGAGATCAAAGTAA
- the hypF gene encoding carbamoyltransferase HypF, translating to MAERAEIKVRGIVQGVGFRPFVYNLAVSFNLNGFVINTAEGVTIEVEGSEVSRFIAKLGTDAPSLSKITDISISILPEHGYKKFEILESAKSLDTEKFTMVSPDVTVCDDCLKEMFDPKDRRYLYPFINCTNCGPRFSITKAVPYDRPDTTMAVFKMCRECLAEYKDPKNRRFHAQPNACPKCGPSLELKILNQDFKNVKGKNPLEHAITLLKHGAVIAIKGIGGFHIACDAENDEAVKKLRERKRRNNKPFALMASEIRSIKLFANVSKEEEDMLLSNRRPIVLLRKQDNPENKFSDFIAPNNKYLGFMLPYTPLHYLLLKNEQNENLFNALVMTSGNFSEEPIVRDNNEAIEKLSALADAVLLHNRDIFMRVDDSVLSTHDIEEKSLPVFIRRSRGYVPEPIPLQGDGPEVIGCGADMKNTFTLTKGSFAISSQHIGDMENYETLKFFEESFENIKSVYKINPTAIGHDIHPGYMSTQWALKQDLEKYPIQHHYAHIASVMAEHGINKKVIGAAFDGTGLGTDGKIWGSEFLLADINGFERLGHFKYIPLPGAETAIREPWRTAVSYICESMGEEAMEYLDKIGFIKKYKKENIDAIIKVMNSREFSPLSSGAGRLFDAVSAITGICDKNTFEGEAAIALEAVINDAKYSKDYPVNIKKSATIVIDFSQTILEILRDVIRGEDKKIISIRFHNTIVNVIIKTVKILSERLNIYDVVLSGGTFQNRYITERTVSGLLSNNIKVFLNKAMPCNDACVSLGQAYIVRERIKNEKG from the coding sequence ATGGCTGAACGGGCAGAGATCAAAGTAAGAGGCATTGTTCAGGGCGTTGGCTTCAGACCCTTTGTCTATAATCTTGCGGTGTCGTTTAACTTAAATGGATTTGTGATCAATACTGCAGAAGGCGTTACAATCGAGGTTGAAGGCAGTGAGGTCTCAAGATTTATCGCCAAGCTTGGCACTGATGCTCCGTCTCTCTCAAAAATAACAGATATCTCGATATCCATTTTGCCTGAACACGGATATAAAAAATTCGAGATACTCGAGAGCGCAAAGAGCTTAGACACAGAAAAATTTACAATGGTCTCTCCTGATGTAACAGTCTGCGATGACTGCTTGAAAGAGATGTTTGATCCAAAAGATCGCCGCTATCTTTATCCGTTTATTAACTGCACAAACTGCGGCCCAAGATTTTCTATTACAAAGGCTGTGCCATACGACAGGCCTGATACAACAATGGCTGTTTTTAAGATGTGCAGAGAATGTCTGGCTGAGTATAAAGATCCTAAAAACAGAAGATTTCACGCTCAGCCGAATGCATGTCCCAAATGCGGGCCGTCTCTGGAATTGAAAATTCTGAATCAGGATTTTAAGAATGTAAAAGGCAAGAATCCTCTTGAACATGCCATAACCCTGCTTAAACATGGAGCTGTCATTGCAATTAAAGGCATAGGGGGTTTTCATATTGCATGCGATGCTGAGAATGATGAGGCTGTTAAAAAACTCAGAGAGCGCAAACGCAGAAACAACAAGCCGTTTGCATTAATGGCGTCTGAAATAAGAAGTATTAAGCTGTTTGCTAATGTATCGAAAGAAGAAGAGGATATGCTTTTATCAAACAGGCGTCCGATAGTTCTTCTAAGAAAACAGGATAACCCCGAAAATAAATTCTCTGATTTTATTGCGCCGAATAATAAATATCTTGGCTTTATGCTCCCATATACGCCTCTGCATTATCTGCTTTTAAAGAACGAGCAGAATGAAAATTTATTTAATGCGCTTGTTATGACAAGCGGAAATTTTTCAGAGGAGCCGATTGTAAGAGACAACAATGAGGCAATAGAAAAACTTTCAGCGCTTGCTGATGCTGTTCTGCTTCATAACAGAGATATTTTCATGCGCGTTGATGATTCTGTCCTAAGCACGCATGATATTGAAGAAAAATCTCTTCCTGTATTTATACGAAGGTCAAGGGGATATGTTCCTGAACCGATTCCATTGCAGGGTGATGGGCCTGAGGTAATTGGCTGCGGAGCTGACATGAAAAATACATTTACGCTCACAAAGGGAAGTTTTGCAATATCAAGCCAGCATATCGGCGACATGGAAAATTACGAGACTTTAAAATTTTTTGAAGAAAGCTTTGAAAATATAAAATCTGTCTACAAAATAAATCCAACGGCAATAGGCCACGATATACACCCTGGTTATATGTCCACGCAATGGGCTTTAAAACAAGATCTCGAAAAATATCCTATACAGCATCATTATGCGCATATCGCATCAGTAATGGCTGAGCATGGAATTAACAAAAAAGTAATCGGAGCTGCATTTGACGGAACAGGCCTTGGCACAGACGGAAAAATCTGGGGAAGCGAATTTCTGCTTGCTGATATCAATGGATTTGAACGACTGGGGCACTTTAAATATATCCCTCTGCCCGGAGCTGAGACCGCAATCCGCGAGCCTTGGAGAACCGCAGTCAGTTACATCTGTGAATCTATGGGCGAAGAAGCAATGGAATACCTTGATAAAATCGGCTTTATAAAAAAATATAAAAAAGAAAATATTGATGCAATCATCAAAGTTATGAATTCCCGCGAATTTTCCCCTCTGTCATCAGGCGCAGGGAGACTCTTTGATGCGGTCTCTGCAATCACAGGCATATGCGATAAAAACACATTTGAGGGAGAGGCGGCAATTGCTCTGGAGGCAGTGATTAATGATGCAAAATACAGCAAGGATTATCCTGTGAATATTAAGAAAAGCGCAACTATCGTAATAGACTTTTCCCAGACAATACTCGAGATTCTAAGAGATGTTATCAGAGGAGAAGACAAAAAAATAATATCAATCCGTTTTCATAATACGATCGTTAATGTTATTATCAAAACAGTTAAAATTCTCAGCGAAAGACTGAATATCTACGATGTTGTCTTGAGCGGCGGCACATTCCAGAACAGATATATAACAGAACGCACTGTAAGCGGCCTTTTGTCTAACAACATTAAAGTTTTTTTGAATAAAGCAATGCCGTGCAATGATGCATGCGTATCACTCGGCCAGGCTTACATTGTGCGCGAGAGAATTAAAAATGAAAAGGGATAA
- the hypD gene encoding hydrogenase formation protein HypD, with product MKQTAKKIKMLTAKIGRPIKLMEVCGTHTVAIFRQGIRSLIPKEIILLSGPGCPVCVTSIKDVDSALAIAGMDDVILTTFGDMMRVPGGEKSLDEAKAEGMDIRVVYSPIDALKLALKEKHRKVVFFATGFETTSPIIAGTLHEAERLNAENFMIYSTHKLVPPALRALLASPDISVDGFILPGHVSTIIGKKPYEFLASEYKKPSAITGFSAKDILDGILMIVEQIAENRAEVMIQYTDVVREEGNPKAYGMVLKYFEPEDAYWRGIGIIPGSGLKLKKEYNLFDVLQRYKIEVPYHPEPSECSCGDVLKGIKIPTECPMFGTGCTPENPVGACMVSTEGSCAAYYKYGVFNG from the coding sequence ATGAAACAGACTGCTAAAAAGATCAAAATGCTTACTGCCAAAATAGGCAGACCAATAAAACTCATGGAGGTTTGCGGAACACATACTGTCGCAATATTCAGACAGGGGATTAGAAGCCTGATACCGAAAGAAATAATTCTTTTGAGCGGACCCGGCTGTCCTGTCTGTGTTACTTCTATCAAGGATGTTGATTCTGCGTTAGCAATCGCGGGAATGGATGATGTGATACTAACCACCTTCGGCGATATGATGCGTGTGCCTGGAGGAGAAAAATCACTTGATGAGGCAAAGGCAGAGGGAATGGATATCAGAGTGGTTTACTCGCCGATCGATGCGCTCAAGCTGGCATTAAAAGAAAAACACCGCAAAGTGGTTTTTTTCGCAACCGGATTCGAGACAACTTCTCCTATAATTGCAGGAACCCTGCATGAGGCAGAAAGACTGAATGCAGAAAATTTTATGATATATTCCACGCATAAGCTGGTCCCTCCTGCATTGAGGGCGCTCCTTGCTTCTCCTGATATTTCTGTTGACGGGTTTATCCTCCCAGGACATGTGAGCACTATTATCGGGAAAAAACCCTATGAATTCCTGGCATCGGAATACAAAAAACCGTCTGCTATAACAGGCTTCAGCGCAAAAGATATACTTGATGGGATACTAATGATAGTGGAGCAGATAGCTGAGAACAGGGCTGAAGTCATGATCCAGTACACTGATGTTGTTAGAGAAGAAGGAAATCCCAAGGCATACGGTATGGTATTAAAATATTTCGAACCTGAAGACGCATACTGGAGAGGAATCGGAATAATACCCGGAAGCGGATTAAAATTGAAAAAAGAATACAATTTATTCGATGTACTTCAAAGATATAAGATAGAAGTTCCGTATCATCCTGAACCTTCTGAATGTTCATGCGGAGATGTTTTAAAAGGAATAAAGATACCTACTGAATGCCCTATGTTTGGGACAGGATGCACGCCTGAAAATCCTGTTGGGGCATGTATGGTCAGCACAGAGGGAAGCTGTGCAGCTTATTATAAATACGGAGTTTTTAATGGATAG
- the hypE gene encoding hydrogenase expression/formation protein HypE, with protein sequence MDRIRLGHGSGGKMMHELISNEIGKSFNITAYNDSAVLEIKNASRIAYTTDSYVVSPLFFPGGNIGELAVYGTVNDLAVSGAEPRWLTAGFILEEGFLISDLKKIVASMSEAAKKAGVKIVAGDTKVVNKGKGDGIFINTSGIGIVYDKVSISAKNIKTGDKIIISGEIGNHGISIMAERNGITFDPPVISDTRPLNGLVKKMLGVTKDIGFMRDPTRGGLATTLKEAALESGKCIRIQESEIPFTGQVKGACELLGLDPLYIANEGILAAIVPSNHAEKILEAMQSHEYGKVSAIIGSIEESPNGMVLIETSAGGTRMLDMLQGEQLPRIC encoded by the coding sequence ATGGATAGAATACGCTTGGGTCATGGAAGCGGCGGAAAGATGATGCATGAACTCATTTCAAATGAGATTGGAAAATCATTCAACATCACAGCATATAATGATTCTGCTGTTCTGGAAATAAAAAATGCTTCACGCATAGCTTATACAACAGACTCTTATGTTGTCTCCCCTTTGTTTTTCCCGGGCGGAAACATAGGCGAGCTTGCTGTTTATGGAACAGTAAATGACCTTGCAGTTTCAGGTGCAGAACCCAGATGGTTAACTGCCGGGTTCATCTTAGAAGAAGGCTTTCTGATATCTGATTTGAAAAAGATTGTTGCATCCATGTCAGAGGCCGCAAAAAAAGCAGGGGTGAAGATTGTTGCCGGTGATACCAAGGTTGTGAATAAAGGTAAAGGCGACGGAATATTCATCAATACATCAGGCATTGGCATTGTTTATGACAAGGTCTCTATATCTGCAAAGAACATAAAAACAGGAGATAAGATTATTATAAGCGGTGAGATTGGAAATCACGGCATATCGATTATGGCTGAGAGAAACGGGATTACATTTGACCCGCCTGTGATTAGCGACACAAGACCTTTAAATGGACTGGTCAAAAAGATGCTCGGTGTTACAAAAGATATTGGCTTTATGCGCGACCCGACAAGAGGCGGGCTTGCGACTACTCTGAAAGAAGCTGCTCTTGAATCCGGGAAATGTATCCGCATACAGGAATCAGAAATCCCTTTCACAGGACAGGTAAAAGGCGCTTGCGAGCTTTTAGGACTTGATCCTTTGTATATAGCAAATGAAGGAATACTTGCAGCTATTGTTCCTTCCAATCATGCAGAAAAGATTCTTGAGGCAATGCAGTCTCATGAATACGGGAAAGTATCTGCAATTATCGGAAGCATTGAGGAATCTCCAAACGGCATGGTATTGATAGAAACCAGCGCAGGCGGAACAAGGATGCTGGATATGCTGCAGGGAGAACAGCTTCCCAGAATCTGTTGA
- a CDS encoding HypC/HybG/HupF family hydrogenase formation chaperone has protein sequence MCLAVPSKVISINDMMATIDVYGARREVSLLLLPETVFIGDYVLVHAGFAIQKVEQEAAEDALNLIKTMFSNSAE, from the coding sequence ATGTGTCTTGCCGTGCCTTCAAAAGTGATTTCAATAAATGATATGATGGCAACAATAGATGTATACGGCGCACGCAGAGAAGTAAGTCTTCTTCTTCTGCCGGAGACTGTCTTTATAGGAGATTATGTTCTTGTTCATGCTGGGTTTGCGATACAAAAGGTTGAACAAGAAGCTGCCGAGGATGCTTTAAATCTGATAAAAACCATGTTCAGTAATTCTGCCGAGTGA
- a CDS encoding HyaD/HybD family hydrogenase maturation endopeptidase, translating into MKENITETKPKVLIMGIGNILLMDEGAGVRVVEDFQKRYFLPEDVEILDGGTSGIELLEYIENRENLFIIDVVKSGAKPGSIIRMEGDEVPKYFAGKISPHQIGVSDLLAAAALTLRMPKQIVLLGIEPSELKTGLEMTDIVKSSVPKISDMLADELEKIGIKINKSEQ; encoded by the coding sequence ATGAAAGAAAACATTACGGAAACAAAACCAAAAGTCCTTATTATGGGCATAGGAAATATTCTTTTAATGGACGAAGGCGCAGGAGTAAGGGTCGTTGAGGATTTTCAAAAAAGATATTTTCTGCCTGAAGATGTAGAGATATTAGACGGCGGCACAAGCGGGATAGAACTTCTGGAATATATTGAAAACAGAGAAAATCTTTTTATTATTGATGTAGTAAAATCAGGCGCCAAACCCGGGAGCATAATCCGTATGGAGGGAGATGAAGTTCCCAAATATTTTGCGGGAAAGATATCGCCTCATCAAATAGGGGTTTCAGATCTGCTTGCAGCGGCAGCGTTGACATTACGCATGCCTAAACAGATTGTTCTTTTAGGGATTGAGCCGTCAGAACTGAAAACAGGCCTAGAGATGACTGATATAGTAAAATCTTCTGTACCAAAGATATCGGATATGCTTGCGGATGAATTGGAAAAAATTGGAATTAAGATTAATAAATCAGAACAATAA
- a CDS encoding nickel-dependent hydrogenase large subunit, producing the protein MAKRITIDPVTRIEGHLRIDCEIDGGKVKNAWSSGQMWRGIEVILKGRDPREAWLFTQRICGVCTTVHAVASVRAVENALKLEIPLNAQYIRNLIVAAHAIHDHIVHFYHLSALDWVDIVSALKADTAKTSRLAQSVSKWPINSQQHFKDVQERLKTFVSSGQLGIFANGYWGHPAMKLAPEVNLLAASHYLQALEYQRTANKIVSVLGGKTPHIQNLAVGGVANAINPSSPSTLTVEKLYFIKTIIDEIGRFINDVYFVDVCAVGAFYADWTKYGSGVTNYLSVPEFPLDTKGTTFELAGGYIENGNIGAFKPIKSFQDDLFKNGVKESIKHSWYDGNWTKHPWEEDTVPKYTDFKDDGKYSWVKSPSFNGKPAQVGPLANVLALYASGNPIAKKYAEKALATVSALAGAKVPISALHSTIGRHAARAIRCAVLHEVLLKQWNLLINNIGKGDTATYNKPEFPSGEIRGFGFHEAPRGVLSHWVVIKNGKIKNYQCVVPSTWNAGPRNQSDDLGPYEASLIGNPIADPEKPLEALRTIHSFDPCLACAIHVVDKNKKEIVKVTAF; encoded by the coding sequence ATGGCAAAGCGAATTACGATTGACCCTGTAACAAGAATCGAAGGCCATCTTAGAATAGACTGCGAGATAGATGGCGGCAAAGTTAAAAATGCCTGGTCATCGGGCCAAATGTGGCGCGGAATTGAAGTAATACTGAAAGGGAGGGATCCCCGCGAAGCATGGCTCTTCACACAAAGAATATGCGGTGTTTGCACAACTGTTCATGCTGTTGCATCAGTAAGAGCAGTCGAAAATGCACTCAAGCTTGAGATACCATTGAACGCACAGTACATAAGAAACCTGATTGTTGCTGCACACGCTATTCACGATCATATCGTTCACTTCTACCACCTGTCAGCGCTTGACTGGGTGGATATTGTTTCAGCCTTGAAAGCAGATACTGCTAAAACATCGAGACTCGCACAGAGCGTGTCAAAATGGCCAATAAACAGCCAGCAGCACTTTAAAGATGTTCAGGAGAGACTAAAGACATTTGTAAGTTCAGGACAGCTCGGTATCTTTGCAAATGGATACTGGGGGCATCCTGCAATGAAGCTTGCTCCTGAAGTCAATCTGCTTGCAGCATCTCATTATCTGCAGGCTCTTGAATATCAGAGAACAGCAAATAAGATAGTCTCTGTGCTTGGCGGGAAAACGCCACATATCCAGAATCTGGCTGTAGGAGGTGTTGCTAATGCAATCAATCCAAGCAGCCCATCAACGCTCACAGTTGAGAAACTTTATTTCATCAAGACAATCATTGATGAGATAGGAAGATTCATTAACGATGTTTATTTCGTTGATGTCTGCGCTGTCGGAGCTTTCTACGCCGACTGGACAAAATACGGCTCGGGCGTGACCAACTATCTTTCAGTTCCTGAGTTCCCTCTGGACACTAAAGGCACGACCTTCGAGCTTGCCGGCGGTTACATCGAAAATGGAAACATAGGCGCATTCAAACCAATAAAAAGTTTTCAGGATGACCTGTTCAAGAATGGGGTAAAAGAAAGCATAAAACATTCATGGTATGACGGCAACTGGACTAAACATCCATGGGAAGAGGACACAGTTCCTAAATACACGGATTTTAAGGACGACGGAAAGTATTCATGGGTAAAGTCTCCGTCATTCAACGGTAAGCCTGCGCAGGTTGGTCCATTGGCAAACGTGCTTGCTCTTTATGCATCAGGGAATCCTATTGCAAAGAAATATGCTGAAAAAGCTCTCGCAACAGTAAGCGCTCTTGCTGGAGCAAAAGTGCCGATATCAGCGCTCCACTCCACAATAGGCCGTCATGCGGCGCGCGCAATCAGATGCGCTGTTCTGCACGAAGTGCTTTTAAAACAGTGGAACCTTCTGATCAACAATATCGGCAAGGGAGATACTGCTACATATAACAAACCTGAATTCCCAAGCGGAGAGATCAGAGGCTTTGGATTCCATGAAGCTCCAAGAGGAGTTCTTTCGCACTGGGTTGTTATAAAGAACGGCAAGATCAAGAATTACCAGTGCGTTGTTCCTTCAACATGGAATGCAGGACCAAGAAATCAGTCAGATGATCTCGGACCTTATGAGGCATCTTTGATAGGCAATCCAATTGCTGATCCTGAAAAGCCTCTTGAGGCATTAAGAACAATCCATTCGTTCGACCCGTGTCTTGCATGTGCAATCCATGTTGTTGACAAAAACAAGAAAGAGATTGTTAAAGTAACGGCATTCTAA